In one window of Helianthus annuus cultivar XRQ/B chromosome 17, HanXRQr2.0-SUNRISE, whole genome shotgun sequence DNA:
- the LOC110925206 gene encoding protein FAR1-RELATED SEQUENCE 5-like has translation MINKMSNINIGPVRAFNIMKEVYGGFDKVGATKVNFKNFKKELNLLFGEFDAEMFVMRLMRKKEFLPNFSCEYKTTDEGVLKCIFWADEDMKRNYYMFGDVISFDATYKRNKYNMMFVPFTGIDNHNRNVTLGAAILGSETAEMYSWLLKSIKNAYGYAPPVIVTDQVPAMKRAIADVWPESRYRLCMWHVMDKLTTKVGVALCSNTDFRKRLSTVVWTDSLLFEAFETEWAAILNDFGLIDHEWLTYIYGLRESWIPAYYREEEMSGLMRTSSRSESKNHCFGKISNPKCTLVEFLSHFDTDIEAQRHEHRKNDHDTRYTNPTLESGVMIREEDVTVKCNCNRFEQFGLLCSHIFCVLRILDVREFPKQYILRRWTCEAVQNSSPGPFLRMVEIQIVVRRLTVVLVRLVMQLRML, from the exons ATGATAAACAAGATGTCAAATATCAACATTGGTCCTGTTCGTGCATTTAACATTATGAAGGAAGTGTATGGTGGGTTCGACAAAGTCGGTGCGACCAAAGTCAattttaaaaatttcaagaaaGAATTAAATCTTTTATTTGGAGAGTTTGATGCTGAAATGTTTGTCATGCGACTAATGAGGAAAAAGGAGTTTTTACCGAACTTCTCTTGTGAATATAAAACGACAGACGAAGGTGTGTTGAAGTGCATTTTTTGGGCCGACGAGGATATGAAGAGGAATTATTATATGTTTGGAGATGTTATATCATTTGATGCTACCTACAAGCGTAACAA GTATAACATGATGTTTGTCCCTTTCACTGGGATTGATAATCATAATAGGAACGTCACACTTGGTGCTGCAATTCTCGGTTCTGAAACGGCAGAGATGTATAGCTGGTTACTTAAGTCGATCAAGAACGCATATGGGTACGCGCCTCCCGTAATCGTTACTGACCAAGTCCCTGCGATGAAAAGGGCTATAGCTGATGTTTGGCCTGAGTCGAGGTATCGGTTATGTATGTGGCACGTCATGGATAAACTCACTACAAAG GTTGGGGTTGCCCTGTGTTCAAATACAGATTTCAGGAAAAGATTGTCTACAGTTGTTTGGACTGATTCTCTATTGTTCGAAGCGTTTGAGACTGAATGGGCAGCTATTTTAAATGATTTCGGTTTAATTGACCATGAATGGTTGACGTATATATACGGGCTACGTGAATCATGGATTCCAGCTTACTATCGCGAAGAAGAAATGTCTGGTCTTATGCGGACATCATCTAGGTCCGAAAGCAAGAATCACTGTTTTGGCAAGATTAGCAATCCAAAGTGCACGTTGGTTGAATTTCTTAGCCACTTCGACACAGATATTGAAGCGCAAAGACACGAGCATCGAAAAAACGATCATGACACTCGATACACCAACCCTACCCTGGAGAGTGGA GTTATGATACGCGAGGAGGATGTTACTGTTAAGTGTAACTGCAACAGGTTTGAACAGTTTGGATTGTTGTGCAGTCACATTTTTTGTGTGTTACGGATTCTTGATGTAAGGGAGTTTCCGAAACAATATATATTGAGGCGTTGGACGTGTGAAGCTGTTCAAAATAGTTCCCCGGGTCCATTCTTACGGATGGTGGAGATCCAGATCGTAGTGAGGAGGTTAACCGTTGTGTTGGTGAGATTAGTCATGCAACTACGTATGTTGTGA